TTCGAACAGGTCCTTGTTCAGggagataataataattctcACAACTGAATGGCTGTGGGCTATTTGGAgttaatacagttttatttctctgaatAAACCATGTGAGTATCAATAATGTGGAGTTTGTTGTTGCAGAGAACCATGGGGGCtttaatttatacatttctacTCATGGTACAAATGTGCCTCTGTCTTGCCTCCCATTCAAAAATCCAAACCCACTCCTGTCCAGCAGAGAGGTCAGGAGAGCATCCGACCCCAGAGTCACCTCTTTGTCTGCTGGCGTCCATGAGACATCGAGACATCTTTGATTTCTGCGGGgcgacaaaaacaacagcagtgctTGATCAGGGGATTTCTTTTGCCCTTCTTGTTTTGCGTCCTGcagaacaaaaactaaattgtgATGGTCTGGAGTCACATGGGATGGAggatgaaaacagcagcagcatgcaggACAGCATGTGTTccgcagacagacacagagacagttGTGTGAAAGAATCGTCAGCTGATACCTCTCGTTCAGCAGCTCAGTTAATCCCATTGTCTGGTTTACATAATTCACCCCAAGCCATCTGTGGTTGACCCACTTTCTTTTAAGCACCAAATGTTTTTCCTCGTACGACCGACATTGTTAAAAATATGAGATCAGGTGTTCGTTGTCTCggagtcagtgtgttttcaaGGCATTTATCTTATTGATACGTTTTCATAGACAGATTATACATCCTTGCAGATGCATTTAAtctcaaacacacgcacacgcacacgcacacgcacacgcacacgcacacacacacacgtatacgcACACACTCTTAAGCTTCACTGACGGACTCTGGGGTTTTTATGTTGGCAATGTGCAGCACACGATTTTTGGCTGCATGCCTTGATTCAGCTCCTTGGCTCACCTTTCCACagttcctgctgtgtgtgtgcatgtgtgtgtgcgaatcCATCATATGCTACCTTTGAGGACACATTTTAGACTAAAGTCCAGTTATTTTGGGGACAACGCGTCCAATCAGGGAAAAGATATGTGTCCTTACTTGTTAAAAATCAGATTTTTGGGAACAGAGGTCAAATTAATGTCCTCAAAAGAGACatatgacaatgtgtgtgtgtgtatgattgtgtgtgtgtgtgtgagtgtgtgagtgtgtgcacgtgctgcTTTACAGCCTAATTATGGAAGATGGATGGTTGTGTATTTTCAGTTAACTATTGATTAGACATCAGGACCAATATAAACAGCATCAGCTAATCTTCCAACAGGTCTCACTCGTCTCTTATGTCTGAGTCCAGATCTTTaggtgtctctctttctttctgtctctctctctctctgtctccctctgtctcacacacacacaaacacacacaacattgaaCTTCTATCTAAGTAAGGACAATCATTGGCATGAAGTATTTCCTCGCCCTTTACCCTAACCTTAATTATCACAACTAAATATTTAACCCtgacctaaacctaattctaaccccaaaaactgtttttgaccCTCAAACTGACCTttgacagagagtgagacaatgaggactggccaaaatgtcctcactttgcactcttatatatataaatatttatgagAGGAACAATGTGTGGAGCTGTTGGACAGGGATCACGTGTATTGATTTTGTGAATGGTGTGGAATAGTCAGGGTTTGCAGTGTCAGCATTTTTCTGCCTAGTTGATTTGAATTCAGACTGACTGTCATGCAGCACACATACATCACCACAAGGAGGCGCTGCCCGTGTCAAgggtttaaaagaaaaactttcgATTTTCCCCACTGGCCTCCACAGTGTTTCACCGTCTGTAGTTCAGCACAGACATGactgtgtcttttttatttttcagaatcCATTGAAGACACAGGAAAAAAGGGTAAGTGTTCTGTGATGCTGTTTAACTTTGACTTTAGTGTCTCCAGCTGTTCTACATCTGTCAAGCCCTGAGCCACTGGACCTGCAGGATCAAGAGGAAGTGGGTCATCAGATTTATCTTTCAATACTGAAGTTATATGTTTGAAGACAGGCTTTTATCCACTGTGTATACAGAGGGCCGGCCTGATATCTAACACTTATATACATTTTGTTAGTTACATTAGATGAACCtgcaaactgtaaataaatggttaaatgCAAACAACTTATTTATGTCTCGTTTTTCCTGGCTTCAGTGGTGTTCTTGCTGGTGTACCATGCCATCTTCATCATGTTTGTGTGGGCGTACTGGCAAACCATCTTCACCAGGCCCATGAACCCCCTGAAGGAGGTAAGTGTGTCTGCTCGGTGACGCAGTGTTAACGGTTGTCTGGGGCGATGAGGCAGGGTACAGACAAATGCAGTCTCGCAGAGTGATTGAACGCTGCATTTAGACTAATAATACTTTCCGGTGGAAGTGCTCGGAGCTGCACTCTAATGGCTCTGATCCTGACCACAGCACTTCAGCTCAGcaggctgaacacacacatgcatctctGAAGAAAAGCCACTGTTTCCTTTTGCTTTCCATTGAGACTaagcacacatgcatacacacctCACACTGAAAGCTTATACTGTTTATGAGATGTGATCAGTGGATGACTTGAGGTTTTGGGATTTTAATATGAATCAAATGTCATGGGTGCTGTTCTGCTTGTTATCAGTtatttgtttccagtgtttgaTCATAAATGGCCTAAAGTGGCTGAAAGTAATAGCAGCTCTGGTTGCTTTGCCTCCATTTATCTGCTGGTGCACAAGGAGCCtaaatgtttattctttatgatttctttagttttgttccatccattcatcaaaatgtctgtccgtccatccttccgtccgtccgtctgtccttccatccatccgtccatatGCCCACCCATCGatccatccatcttttcatccatccatccatccatccctccaaatgtccgtccatccatccgtccatctgtccacccatctatccatccatccttccatccatccgtccgtccatccatccatccatccatccatccatccatccatccatccatccatccatccatccatccatccatccatctgtccacccatctatccatccatccttccatccatccgtccgtccatccatccgtccatccgtccgtccgtccgtccgtctccgtccgtccgtccatccgtccacccatccatccatccatccatccatccatccatccatccatccatccatccatccatccatccatccatccaaatgTCTGTCCATCAATCTTTCTGTCCATTCATccttccatctgtctctctgtccgtccaTTCGTCTGTCTGCCCATCTGCCCAcccatctatccattcatccattccaTCCATCGGTCTATCAATCCATCTGTCTctcgtccatccatccattcatccatccatccatccgttcaTATgccccacccatccatccatccatccatccaaatgTCTGTCCATCAATCTTTCTGTCCATTCATccttccatctgtctctctgtccgtccaTTCGTCTGTCTGCCCACCTGCCCAcccatctatccattcatccattccaTCCATCggtctatccatccatccgtctctcgtccatccatccattcatccatccgtccatccgttCATATGCCccacccatctatccatccatccgtccatctgtctatttgtccatccatccatccatccatctatccatgtTTGACTGTTTGAGATAAATCATTAGAATCAAATGTTGCTGCTCACCAGTCGAGCTCTTGATAAATCACAGGTGTTGTTTGtcttccgtctctctctctctctctctctctgttctgccCCACATAGTTCCACCTGTCCTTCTCTGacaaggagctgctggagcgTGAAGATCGTGGAGAGTCCCAGCAGGAGATCCTGAGGAGGATAGCCAAGGATCTGCCCATCTACACCCGCACCAACTCTGGAGGTACAGTACAGTGCAGTGCAGATGCAGAACAGCAGCTCAGTTCCCCCCCGTCAGCTTGTTAGTCCGGGGTCAGGTGTCaggagaggctgctgctgctgtgtgactgACCTGGCTGTGTCTCCTTCAGCAATCCGTTTCTGCGACCGCTGCCAGCTGCTGAAGCCTGATCGATGTCACCATTGTTCAGTGTGTGATAAGTACGGCTCTCTGCTCATGCACCtttagagaaaacacaacacgaTGTATTGCATTctggcagagggagggagattcGATTACACTGACGTCTGACCCTGCTGTGTTACAGATGCATCCTGAAGATGGATCACCACTGCCCCTGGTACGTAGTGACACTCACATGATTAAAACTCAGATCAGTGACACTGTGCCGCTGTACTCACATGCTGTGTTGTCCgatatacttttttatttgagaCACCTCAGAATTCAGATGTGTGGTTTTCACACTGTCCGGTCACATTCAAACTAACAGTGCTTGTACACATGGAATAGACAAACAGCTTGTTGACTGGATAGGACTGAACATCTCATCCTGCCAGTTGACAGATTTtggcagcagagggagacaaaacaaatctgctTCCAGTTCTTCTTGCTGAACATTCATTCTGTTCGTCTGCATTCgttgtcatgttgttgttgcacCACGTCTGGTTTTCAAACCCAGGGGGAACCAGGAATAAAAAGATGACTGAACATGAGAATCAGTTGTCACACAGATTTTCTactgatttataaaacaataggttccaggatttgttttctgCCTGTACTCTTCTCCTGCTGTAAACATGTTGGTAACCATGTTCATCTAAATAtactcagagagcacatactTGATTTGCTGGtcggccactttatcaccatattgcatattcATGGGTTGGGATCCGCCATTTTACAGAAATGTCTGTAAACTGTTTACAATGTCAGAGGTTCATAGATATTACCACTTCACATACAGTgtaccagattttttttcataaagatctctgcattattcaaataaatataaaggatggtaataatataatgataacatcctatcttgcaatgtttacaaaagtaaaaataaattcctggatctgtccccaTTATCAAATCGTTTTTCCTTGGCCCATAACCCACagctccaccaagtttcaatcaAATGCAGATGTACAGAACAGGATCGGTGCTGGTCACAAAACACTTatcataaatacaataaaagtgTTCTCACAAACTGGAAAGTTACTGAAGGGAGCTCAGATTCAAATGTGTGGATACTTCTTCTAtttttaccttcaccaaggagattatgttttcattttgtttgttagttagcaggattacgtagaaactactgaacagattaccTCAAAACTTGGTAAAAGGATGTGATATGAGTCagggacatttttcattttggtgtggatctagATTAGGAGGCAAATCCAGGattagtttttttcactttctgtctttttctacattttggaataggacattttcaacattttcttaaaattcTTACAGAATCAGacaaatctgacatgtttagggaactgatataaATGAgggttggtgcagatccacatcaaaatctggatctagtgaatttaaatgtggttccatgTGGAACTGTTGAACTTTGGCGGAGGTATAGAATCCCATTCTAGTTAACAAGTGTAATAACATACAGATACAATGTACTGACTAGGGGAAATTACTTGGTTTAAGTATTATACTTCATTTGAGTAGATACAATGAATATtgtgatttttatatttaatatttagacACCAACTCTTCCCCATTTGTTtgtctccttctttccttcagGGTGAACAACTGTGTGGGATTCTCCAACTACAAGTACTTCATGCTGTTCTTGGCGTACTCGCTGCTCTACTGCCTTTTTATTACTGCTACAGATCTTCAATACTTCATTAAATTTTGGATGGTAAATATAACTTATGTTGTGTCGGCACAGATCTCtaatgaaatgttaatgtggTTGTGACATATCATGTATTCTGTGTTTCATGCTGTGTGgtgtttgatttttctttcacaaGGCTGGAGGTAGAGCACATTTCCGTCTGAGAGAGTACCTGGTATGAACCAGACAACTAGTTAGTGCCACTAAAgtagaagtgatttaaaaagcCCCTGGTAGACTAGCTGAGTAGAAATGTGTCAGATCCAGCTCAGAGCCCAGATTTCCACCCCCACAGTTCATTTTAGTGTCGACTGTGTGTTTGCGTATCAGTGATTGATGTGTTGTCTCCCCCTCAGAACGGCCTCCCAGACACTCAGGCCAAGTTccacatcctcttcctcttcttctcggCCTCCATGTTCTCGGTCAGCCTCGCCTCTCTTTTCATCTACCACTGCTGGCTCGTGTGCAAGAACAGATCCACTCTCGGTAGGTGGCGTACTTCAGACccgtgtttgttgtgtgttccATCAGTAGCTGCAGCGTGCCTTTGGACAGCAGCTCTCTCTGTTTGCCTGAGTATCTTCTTCCAGTCTGCTCACTGTTTACTAAATATCCTACTAATGATGAAGGATGTGTCACTGCATTTTCCCCCACCGTCAGTCACCGTCCTCATCAGCGCAGTGATTTGACGAGCCTCTGTGGGCCCTCATCAGATGGAGCAGTTTCTCATTATGTGTGAACACTAGCGCACTTTGTCTGCGTGTGTTGAGGGGGGTGGATTATCCATATGCAGGAGTCTGTTACAGTGTAATGCAAAGACACGAGGCTCAGAGCAGTAAGCAGCTTAGTAACGGACACCGGCAGGGAGAGAAGTCACACCCGGAGGAACAGGTCCGAGAAGTGCTGCACCTGTACCACAATGGCACTTTCATTCAGTGCTGCCTCATTCATTCACGTTCATGTGTTGCTCAGTGGTCTGAATGAGCCGCGGTGAAAGCTCTATAAACAATAAGGCTCACAGATTCAGTGGATTCTTTTAAATCGCGTCTTAAAAGCCATGTTTACAGACTGGGCCTTGTGTGATGTTGtctcttttttatctttaattgCTGTTactctttttattattatttattattgcttTTATGTGTCTTTATGTGCTGtcctttttattgcttttatttattcattgtttttattattctgaaGGTATTTTTGCTATAACCCCAGAGTGTcctgtgtttgctttgtctgtCAAGATATGATACGATAGGATAGAGTAGGATACGTTTCATTTCAATACGATGCCATAAGATTCGATACGATACAATATTAATAATCCCACactggggaaattcacttgttacagcagcagatagtcgGAATGAGGTGGACAAGAGAATAGAaaagataataataagaataaaaaactaataaaaaataCTAAGAATATCAACATGATATACTGTATACCTTTCACTATGGACCTATTGTTGGTGGAGAAATTTACCTAATGCGCAATGGCACACGAATATTGCATGAGGATGTATAAGAGAATTATATTAGTATGAGGAGATATAGAAATAGATGTAtccatatatatacatacatacctATATAGATTgttatatataagtatataggCATGTATGGGTAAAATGAATGAGTTTAAAATgccatgttttatatatatatatatatatatatatatatatatagccctTTGTAAACCGTGTTTTAAAGATGCTATGTAAAAAAGgtattgttatattatattattatcttgACTCTTCCTCTCCATGTGTGTCCCCTCAGAAGCTGTACGGGCGCCGGTGTTTCGTCACGGCATAGACAAGAACGGTTTCAGTCTGGGCTGCAGTAAGAACTTCGGCCAGGTCTTTGGTGATGAAGCTAAGTACTGGCCTATTCCCATTTTCTCCAGGTGAGGTCATCTGCCAAATATACTCGAAAGAAAACTGAGTCAAAATAGTCAAAGAGTCAAATAAAAAgattataagattaaaaaagagGCAGAATAAGATTCAAGGTGGACAacataagaaaacaaacctAATAAAGcaagtttgtttttccagaaaTTATTCATAACTTCTTCCTGCAGGTTATTTTACAATTTCTAAGCCCGGAGATGTGTAATATCGAGTCTAGACTGAAGGACAGTCAGGTCAGAGACTGGAGGCTCTGCTGAGAGAGCCACGACTCTGCAGTGTGGCTGGGACTAATTTTAGATCAGTAAGCATGAAATCCAACTTGTAACCTGTGGAGATGCTGAGATTTGAATTATATGGTCTCTTAGATTGGCAGCGCTGTCAGTGTGAAACGCTGCAGGATAATATCTGATTGAAATAAGTATAAAAATGATGTCAGACGtgttctttcatttctcttccaTCTGCTCTGACAAAGACATAAACTCATCTATTAATGTGCAGTTAGAGTTGGAAAGGTTCAGGGGCAGTTATTTGTTACATATTTAACTAGAGTTCACAGACCCAACATTctctttatgaaaccacatttaaattctctagaACCAGATTGTTATTTGGATCCGCCCCAAAATGCACACAgaatatcagtcccttaaatatgcctgatttgtttcatcaagatccatgagttgTTCTGTGGGAAATCAAGGACAATCTTGAAAATCTCACTATACGTTACAGAAAGTGCTTCTTCCATCTAACAGAAGATTCAGAGGCTCGACTGAACTGAAggactctttttttcttcagtctGTCAAACTGTTAAATCAGAGCTTGAGCTCTAAGTAGGCCTTAGAGTTCCGGTGTAGTCGAAGCACTGAATGTTGAAGGAATTGCACTGTAgccacttgtttttaaatgttcgATGCAATGTCACCTGCTTGTTTATAATGTTTGTAGAAATCGTTTTTGTTCTGTAATTATATGTTTGTCTTGATGTGAGGCAATGGACATCTCGGGATGCACGAAAACATTTCAGAAGAGAATCTGACAATAAAGtgtaatctaatctaatctaatctaaagtgaaaataatatcctggatctgtcccctgacctggatctgcaccaaaattctattggttcttccctgacaaatatgtatgtgtatatatatatatatatatatccttttACCAAGTTTAATGGTAATCTACCCACtagttttttcataaacctGCAAACAAATCCAACcgaccaacagacaaacaaaggtTTGTGAGAAAACTCACAATCTCGTTATTAAAAATTAAGGTAAAAATTTGACTCATAAGATTCTACTGATCTATATAATCTCATATAAACTGAGGAGTTATTCACTCATTGTTTAAACACCGAACTGaacctcctccttttctttctgttgttttttcagtctAGGTGACGGCTGCTCGTTCCCGTCCTGTCTGGTGAACGCGGACCCTGAGCAGCCTTCCTCACCCACAGAATCCAACCCTGCCAACAAGGGGTGagtacaaaaacacacacattcactcatacTTTTCAAACGTCAACTCAAGTTCTGTGTGGGAAAACaacagtgtgtgcacatgttaCTTGGAGGCAGCCCCTGGTGGTTTATTAACCTGTCAGTTTAATGATGCAGTAGTTATGGCCTTCAGTTCTAAATCAATCCTTCAGATCACAGGATTTAGGAGCATGTATTCCAAGATGGAGGAGGTTATTTGGGGACCCAGAATTCCTGGCTGTATCTCTGCTCATGGAGGTTTGTGTTTCCAGTGCAGCAGAAGGCCGCCAGTTCCCCTCCAAACCTCTGAGGGAGAGCCAGAGTCGACTGCTCGCCAGCACCCCTTCCTGGACAGACAGTGACAGTGCAGCGGAGAAAGAACGGAAAGGTAGGGTGTCTTTTTCTTCAGCTGCTTGACTACATACAAACAATAAGACGTTTTAAAACTTAGATTAAATAATTTCATTccacttgtgtgtctgtttaggTGCCAGCAACCAAGGGATGACCATCGAGCACGAGGCATAACCAGCTGGAGTCGGAACCTTCAATTCAAGACAAGGCAGTTtgatttataaagcacatttcatacaggGACACtaaaaagaacacagacacaaattcaaaataaaaaagcatattttaaaagaaaaattcaggcaaaataaaacagattaaaaagagtagaataaagtttcttttttttttgtcaacacAGGGTAAACactgcagtaaaatgtgttgGGACAGTGCAAATAGAgcaataattaaatttaaataaaacaaactaaacagaGCTTCagataaaaagtaaaacacatttctataaAACTATATACACAAGAGAATGCAAGTATAAAGCCAAAGTGTATACTCTATAGGAATATGTATGTATAAGTTAGTGCACATTTTCTAGATATGAGTATAAAGCAGTGCAAACAGGCAGGTAACCAGATATGCAGAGGTTTGGTGTGGATGGGATGGGTTAGGTTAAGAGATTAAAAGAggtacatgaaataaaaaggataaattcTTCATAAAACATCTCAAATAAGTGGAAAGATACAGATAAAATtgaaagaaatgtgtaaaatgataaatgaataaaaacagaataaaatacaatgatggtATGACCcttatattttgtaaaatagtttagATAAAGCCATTTGTGAATAAAAAAGAAGACTTCAGTCTGGATTTAAAAACTGCCTTGATTAGGGCATTAAACTAAGTTTACGTTTAAAGAGGAATCCTTCACATATGAAGATGTGAAATTAATATCTTTGTGTTTCGTCCCACAGGTCTCTGCTGGACcccttctgtgtttgtgcctaTCAGAACAGGACGTGCTGGTGACATCGCCGGCATTTGTTGATTTCCATTTTGCGCCCCCTTCTTCTGAGAGGTTTAAACGCGAAAAACAAACACGTATTATCATCAGTGTCACGGTTACTGAATTTATCTGCTGCTATCTGGACGCATTTGGGtggattcaaatgaaaactgcaTTCCAACAAtcccattttcttttgtttctgtatgaatAAGCACAGAGCAGTGTTAAAGGAAGAGATGTTTTGCACTTTGTATACTAGTAAATCAAGCTGAGCTTTTGTATGTTACAGTTTTATGTTAATTGAATAGCTTCGCACATTAGTAAATGCTTTTATAAGTTTGCCAAACATTTGCACATTAATTATACAGTAGTGATGGTGTTGATATGATGTAAAAACATTCCTTCAGTCTTTGTTTTTACGTTTTTTGTAAATTTCTCTTTTACCACCCgacatgttgtgttgtggaaATGATGCATGCTCTCATCTCAGGATGTCAACGCAAACACTATTTGTTGTAGTGAACTGTACGAGATGCTTTCCCCTT
The Hippoglossus stenolepis isolate QCI-W04-F060 chromosome 7, HSTE1.2, whole genome shotgun sequence genome window above contains:
- the zdhhc2 gene encoding palmitoyltransferase ZDHHC2 isoform X1 → MAPSGSRSIKRGCQRVLYWIPVLFIALIVAWSYYAYVLQLCIESIEDTGKKVVFLLVYHAIFIMFVWAYWQTIFTRPMNPLKEFHLSFSDKELLEREDRGESQQEILRRIAKDLPIYTRTNSGAIRFCDRCQLLKPDRCHHCSVCDKCILKMDHHCPWVNNCVGFSNYKYFMLFLAYSLLYCLFITATDLQYFIKFWMAGGRAHFRLREYLNGLPDTQAKFHILFLFFSASMFSVSLASLFIYHCWLVCKNRSTLEAVRAPVFRHGIDKNGFSLGCSKNFGQVFGDEAKYWPIPIFSSLGDGCSFPSCLVNADPEQPSSPTESNPANKGAAEGRQFPSKPLRESQSRLLASTPSWTDSDSAAEKERKGASNQGMTIEHEA
- the zdhhc2 gene encoding palmitoyltransferase ZDHHC2 isoform X2, whose protein sequence is MAPSGSRSIKRGCQRVLYWIPVLFIALIVAWSYYAYVLQLCIESIEDTGKKVVFLLVYHAIFIMFVWAYWQTIFTRPMNPLKEFHLSFSDKELLEREDRGESQQEILRRIAKDLPIYTRTNSGAIRFCDRCQLLKPDRCHHCSVCDKCILKMDHHCPWVNNCVGFSNYKYFMLFLAYSLLYCLFITATDLQYFIKFWMNGLPDTQAKFHILFLFFSASMFSVSLASLFIYHCWLVCKNRSTLEAVRAPVFRHGIDKNGFSLGCSKNFGQVFGDEAKYWPIPIFSSLGDGCSFPSCLVNADPEQPSSPTESNPANKGAAEGRQFPSKPLRESQSRLLASTPSWTDSDSAAEKERKGASNQGMTIEHEA